The genome window CTATGTGAAAGAGGAGGTTCATGACATGGTGCCCCTCTGGATTGAGACCGAAGAGGTCAACATCGATCATGTGGGATATCCATGTCAGAGGATGCCAGTTTGCAGCATGGAATGCCGTGAAAGCCCAGCGGACCGCATCTACGGTCACGCCGCTCTGGATGTGGCTGTTCTGGCTTACGTACTCGTAATCGTCGAACGAGACGAATGCACAATCTTTGGCATGCCAGTACGCGATGAGAGTAGCGATTACCAGGAAGGCGCCAATGAGCAGGATTTTTTTCTCCTGTATGAATGCTCGCATCGGATGCTATTGTACGACGCCTCTCTTTTTTCGGTCAAGCTGGGCAGATTCGAGCAGCAGGGCCATTTGGCCCCGTGAATGGGCTGCATGCATCTGATGTACACCAGCTGTAAATCGAGCGCGAATTATTGCAAGACCTTGTCAGAAATTGTAGAATCCACATCGTGATCTGATTACGAGAGCACCTACACCGGCCCGGTGGCGGCAAATCCTGGCGCTCTATAGTGTCATTTTTGTGAGGCGGTATGTACCGGGAAAAGAAAGTGGTCGTAGTGATGCCGGCCTATCATGCCGAGGCCACGCTGCTTAAGACGCACCGCGAGGTGCTGGAGCAGGATTACGTTGACCTCATCATTGTCGTGGACGATGACAGTAAAGACAGAACAGCGGAGCTTGCGCGGTCACTGCCCAAAACGAAGCTCTTCGTGCACGAGTCAAACCTCGGGTATGGAGGTAACCAGAAGACCTGTTACCGGCAGGCCCTTCTCGAGGGTGCCGATATTATCATTATGGTACACCCGGACTACCAGTACACGCCCAGGCTCATCCCGGCATTTGTTTCTCTGGTCGGCAGCGGGCTCTATCATTTCGTACTGGGGTCGAGAATTCTGGGCGGCTATGCCCTCAAGGGTGGCATGCCTCTCTACAAATACGTTTCCAACAGGGCGCTCACCTTTGCCGAGAACTTGTTAACCGGTGCGAAGCTCTCCGAGTATCACACGGGCTACCGCGCCTTTTCCCGCGACCTGTTGACCAAAGTGCCTTTTGAAAAAAACTCCAACGACTTTGTCTTTGACAACCAAATCATTGCTCAGATACTCTGGCTTGGCTACACAGTCGCTGAGGTGAGTTGCCCCACCAACTATTTTCCGGCAGCATCATCTATCAATTTCTCCCGCAGCACGAGGTACGGCATTGGCTGCCTGGTAACCGCGCTCACATACAGGCTGGCGAAGATGGGCCTGATGAGGACCCGGTTATTTCCCGTTGAGGCCAACCGGTGAATGGATGCGCCGGGGATGTATCAGCGCGTTCAAGGAACCAATTGCTGCAGCCGTTTCGATTCACAGAAGAGCATTGACAGGCAAGGGAAAAACCGCATAGAATGAAAACGGGCCGAAGTGGTGGAATAGGCAGACGCGTCGGACTCAAAATCCGATGGAGCTTAGCTCCGTGGGGGTTCAAAGCCCCCCTTCGGCACCAACTATTTTCAGCGGCTAGTTCCTATGGCTCTTTATCCCATTTTTCACCTGTCTGACTACAGGAACTGGAACGGTGCGAGCGGACTATGCGTCACTCGTTTAGCGTTCGAGGGAAGAATATATGAGACTTGAACTGAATAGCATCCGTGTTGAGAACATTGTTTTTGGAGACAAGACGTCAATAAGTGAAGGGACACTCGTCATCAATCGTGCCGAGCTGCAGGCGTTGATCAAAGAAGACAGCAGGCTGAAAGACGTTGATATCGAATTGGCACATCCCGGCGAGAAATCTCGCATCGTCAAAGTGATGGATGTGATCGAACCGAGAGCGAAGACGAGCGGTGGCGATGAAGATTTCCCCGGCGCTGTGGGAAGACAGGCTCCTGCCGGGCAAGGCAGCACGTGCGTGCTGAAGGGTACGGCTGTAGTCCTCAGCGATTACCGTGAAAAGTGGGATACAAGCCATAGCGCAGATGCCAATGGGGAAATCATTGAGATGTGCGGCCCCGGCGCTGAAGCGAGCACGTTCGGCAAGACGCATAATATAGTCGTAATGGCTACGCCCCAGGATGGTATCAGCACGGATGATTACTTCTCAGCTGTGAAGACCGCAGGCCTGAAAGCAGCCGCCTACCTGGCCAGGGCAGGCAAGACGGTGAAGCCAGACTTGAGGGAGGTTTTTGAGCTGCCCTCCCTGTTTGACATGAAAGAGGCGCACCAGGGGCTGCCCAGAGTCGTCTATATCTACCAGATACAGACACTTCAATTTGAGCCTGTCCAAGGCGAGCCTATACTGTACGGCAAGAATGTTTCCGACATCGTCCCCACGCTTATTCACCCGAACGAGGTGCTCGACGGAGCAATCACCGCGCCCCTTCCAACGCTCAACATGCTGACCTACCATGTCCAGAATCATCCTATCATCAGAGAACTTTACGCGAGACACGGGAAGGATCTCTGTTTCAGCGGTGTTATTCTCACCCTGGCGCCCAACAATGTCGGAGACATGGACAGAGTTGCGAATATAGCCTCGAAGCTAGCAAAATTCGTGGTCGGCGCCGAAGGCGTTATTCTCACGAAGATGGGGGGAGGTGCCCCGGAACTGGCGATGGCAAAGACAGCACAGCGCTGCGAACAGCTGGGCATGAAGACCGCGATCGCCATGCTTCACATGGGTGCAGACGTGAAAGATACCAAATATGGAGGCATGACCATCTTCAGCATGCCTGAGGTTGATGCGATTGTGAGCATGGGTGTGCCCTTCATTGATCTGCCGTTGCCCGCTGTGGATCGGATCATCGGCAGGCCCAGCTTTCCAACAGGCGCACCGCGGGTGAATGGCGAGATCGTGAGATCCATCAACCGGATCAAGGGATCGCTCTGTCAATTAGGAAGCTCTAAGCTCAGGGCAGTGAGGTACTAGCGTGATGAAGAGAGTCGTTCACTACATCAATCAATTCTTTGGCGGGATAGGCGGGGAGGACAAGGCGGATCTGCCGCCGCAGGTATCGGAAGGGCCTGTTGGTCCCGGAAGGGCATTCCAGCCGGCAATCAGCGCGTGGGGCGAGATAGTGGCAACAGTCATCTGCGGCGACAACTATTTTGCCGAAGACCTGGAGAAGGTGTCTGAGGAAGTGGAAAAAGTGATCGTTACGTATCGCCCGGACGCAGTCATTGCAGGCCCCGCCTTCAATGCAGGAAGGTATGGAATGGCATGTGCAACAGTCTGCAAGCGGGTGCATGATCGATTGGGAATTCCGTCCGTTACCGGGATGTATGAAGATAACCCGGGCCTGGAGATCTGCCGCAAAGATATCTACGTGGTCCAAACCGCCAACTCAGCGAAAGGCATGAGCAAGGCCGTTACCCCCATGGCGGAGATTCTCCGGAAACTGGTGGCTCATGAGAAAATCGGCAAGCCTTCTGTTGAAGGGTATTTTCCCCGAGGCGTATTGATAAATGAAGTCGCTGAAAGAACAGGAGCCGAGAGGGTTGTCGACCTGCTGCTCGCGAAACTCAGCGGTAAACCGTACGAATCTGAAGTGCCCCGTGCTGCATATGACAGGGTGAACCCGGCACCACCGGTCCGCGAGATCAGCAAGGCTACTATAGCGCTGGTGACGGATGGGGGGCTTGTTCCGAAGGGCAATCCTGACAGGATCGAAAGCCTGGCCGCTACTCGTCTCGGGAAATATGATATCAAGGGGTTGGATACGCTCAACCCTGAGGATTATGAAGTGAACCACGGGGGCTATGATTCTGTCTTCATCAAACAGGATCCGAACCGGCTCGTCCCTGTTGATGTCTTGAGAAGGCTTGAGCAGGAAGGAGTGATCGGCAAACTCCACAACACGTTCTACAGCACTGCAGGCGTTGCCTGCGTTGTTGACGTGATGAAAAAACTGGCCCAGCAGATGGCACGGGAACTGGAACTGGAAGGCGTGTCAGGGGTCATCCTGACCTCTACCTGAGGGACGAGCACGCGTTGCGGTGCAACGCTCGCCAAAGAGTTGGAGAGGCTCGGCATCCCCACTGCTCATCTCTGCGCTATTACTCCGGTAGCTCAGATGGTGGGCTCCAACAGGATTCTGCCCGCCAACAAGATTGTCAATCCCTTAGGGGACGCAAATCTTCCCCCGGCGGAAGAGAGGAAACTTCGCAGGTCGATCATTGAAAAGGCCCTGAAGGCCCTGCAGACAACGATCCAGGAGCAGACCCTTCTCTAGGCTTCGCCACATCGACAACCGACTGCCCGTACCTTGTCCGCGTTCTCCGGTCGAAAATCTCCCGGCCGGCCCGATCATGACCCACGTCCTCACTGCCTCGTAATGAGATACAGGACTTGAAACATGATGTGGCTCTTTTTCAGAATACGAAATTCGAGCTTCATTCTGTTTTCGAGTTTCCTGTGGTTGAACCCGAGGTGCCCACCATCCCACCGTTCTTCCAGTCCGGCAGTGTTGTTCAGCAAGGAAGCCTTAAGCAGTTCGCGTACGGAAAGGGTCTCCCTGAGAGAATGCGTCAAGGCCAACCCTACTCGCTGAATAAGAAAGAAAATGCCGACCATGTTCGGCACAGAAACTACCATGATGCCTTCTTTGGCAATCAAATCGGCAATCTCTTTCAAGAATCGGACACGGGAATCATACATGGCGTCCCGGTCACCCACGTGCTCCAGGGTCTCCAAAAGGTAAAGCACATGGTATTCTCTACCCGCCAAACGCGACTTCACGTCCTCGATTGTCAGTCCTTCGTTGCACAGCAACTCGACATTGGAGAGATGCAGCTCGTCCACCAGGGCAGAGGCTGTTGTGATGAATGCGGGATTCCTGTCGATAGCGCACACGTGATTGAAGTATTTTGACAGCGATGGCAGCAGAACCCCGTCCGCGCAGCCGAAGTCTATCACATTGGCATGGTGAAAATAGCTCCTGGTCAAGGCGAGTGCTTTTTCGAAATGCCAGGTCTTGATGTACGAAGCTATGCCGGGTGCGAGATAGTTGTACTCTGTATACGTCTTGTTACCCGGATACTTTCTGGATTCTGCGGAAGAATACGCGTCAGCTTCTGGTTTGATGAAATATCTCATTGAAAGCACCGGGTTATGAAGTGCCCTAGTTTATGCGGTTTTTTTCTTGGCTGTCAATTGCTTCCTGTGACCTGCTCTCCGGCCGGGTTTTGCTTTGATTGCCGATATTTGTTAAATTAGCGCTGCATTCGCATCTCCGGTATCGGAACACTATGCTATTCAATTCGTATGTGTATATCTTTTTGTTTCTCCCTGCGGTCCTTATTGTCTACTTCCTCCTGAGCAAACGCAGATTCACCGTGGGATCGAAGCTCTGGCTGCTGGTTGCCTCTCTCCTCTTTTATGGCTGGTGGAACCTGGTGTATCTCCCCCTTATTGCGGTAAGCATCCTCTTCAATTACGTGATCGGGAGAATGATATCGAAAAAGAGGGAGGAAGGGCGTTTCTCTCGCAGCAGGTGTCTCCTGGGTGCCGGTATCGTGGGAAATCTGGCACTCCTTGGTTATTTCAAGTACACCGATTTTTTTATCGCCAATGTGAATGCTATCGGCAACTTGGATCTACGGCTCCTCCACATTGTCCTCCCGCTCGGCATCAGTTTTTTCACCTTCACGCAGATAGCCTACCTGGTCGACACAGAAAGGGCTAAGGTCAAGGAATATAGTGCGCTCAATTACGGTCTTTTTGTGACGTTCTTCCCGCACCTTCTGGCCGGGCCTATCATCCACCATGCCGAGATGATGCCCCAGTTCGACCGGTTGCGGAACAAGGTGGCGGATTACCGGAACATGTCATCCGGCATCTGTCTTTTCTTTATCGGGCTTTTCAAGAAGCTGGTGATAGCCGACACGTTCGCTGTCTGGGCGAATACGGGCTTTGACACGCTCTCCCAGCTCACCGTTGTCCAGGCGTGGATTACGTCGCTCGCCTACACGCTTCAGCTCTACTACGATTTTTCAGGATACACCGACATGGCGCTGGGTTCCTCCCTGATGTTCAACATAAAGCTGCCCATCAATTTCAATACCCCTTACCGGTCACTGGACATCCAGGAGTTCTGGAGGCGCTGGCATATGACCCTGGGCAGGTTCATGCGGGACTACCTTTATATTCCCCTCGGTGGGAGCAGGGTTGCCGAATGGCATGTCCTGCTCAACCTGATGATTACTTTTTTCATCGTCGGCCTGTGGCACGGGGCAGGCTGGACCTTCGTGCTATGGGGTTGTCTGCACGGTGCCGCGCTCGTGATCCATCGCTTATGGAAGAAGTTCGGTTTTTCAATGCCCCGATGGGTTGCGTGGCTTCTCACCTTCAACTTTATCAATGCGGCCTGGGTTTTTTTCAGGGCAAAGACGTTTGGTGACGCGCTCAAGGTACTCAAGGGAATGGCCGGTGCCGACGCGCCTTCGCTGCCTGAGAATACATTTACCCGGTTACTGCATGCCAAAAGCTTCACATCCGCCCTTGACGACCTGCTGGGTAAAATAGGTAACAACAGCAAGATCATCGTCTGCATGTTTCTCATATTCCTGCCACTCTCTATTCTTTTCAGGAATTCGAACGATATAGCAGAACGTTTCA of Syntrophorhabdales bacterium contains these proteins:
- a CDS encoding glycosyltransferase family 2 protein: MYREKKVVVVMPAYHAEATLLKTHREVLEQDYVDLIIVVDDDSKDRTAELARSLPKTKLFVHESNLGYGGNQKTCYRQALLEGADIIIMVHPDYQYTPRLIPAFVSLVGSGLYHFVLGSRILGGYALKGGMPLYKYVSNRALTFAENLLTGAKLSEYHTGYRAFSRDLLTKVPFEKNSNDFVFDNQIIAQILWLGYTVAEVSCPTNYFPAASSINFSRSTRYGIGCLVTALTYRLAKMGLMRTRLFPVEANR
- a CDS encoding class I SAM-dependent methyltransferase, producing MRYFIKPEADAYSSAESRKYPGNKTYTEYNYLAPGIASYIKTWHFEKALALTRSYFHHANVIDFGCADGVLLPSLSKYFNHVCAIDRNPAFITTASALVDELHLSNVELLCNEGLTIEDVKSRLAGREYHVLYLLETLEHVGDRDAMYDSRVRFLKEIADLIAKEGIMVVSVPNMVGIFFLIQRVGLALTHSLRETLSVRELLKASLLNNTAGLEERWDGGHLGFNHRKLENRMKLEFRILKKSHIMFQVLYLITRQ
- a CDS encoding MBOAT family protein; its protein translation is MLFNSYVYIFLFLPAVLIVYFLLSKRRFTVGSKLWLLVASLLFYGWWNLVYLPLIAVSILFNYVIGRMISKKREEGRFSRSRCLLGAGIVGNLALLGYFKYTDFFIANVNAIGNLDLRLLHIVLPLGISFFTFTQIAYLVDTERAKVKEYSALNYGLFVTFFPHLLAGPIIHHAEMMPQFDRLRNKVADYRNMSSGICLFFIGLFKKLVIADTFAVWANTGFDTLSQLTVVQAWITSLAYTLQLYYDFSGYTDMALGSSLMFNIKLPINFNTPYRSLDIQEFWRRWHMTLGRFMRDYLYIPLGGSRVAEWHVLLNLMITFFIVGLWHGAGWTFVLWGCLHGAALVIHRLWKKFGFSMPRWVAWLLTFNFINAAWVFFRAKTFGDALKVLKGMAGADAPSLPENTFTRLLHAKSFTSALDDLLGKIGNNSKIIVCMFLIFLPLSILFRNSNDIAERFNPSVVQLVLFAVVAWVAVLFLGTYSEFLYFRF
- a CDS encoding glycine/betaine/sarcosine/D-proline family reductase selenoprotein B; this encodes MKRVVHYINQFFGGIGGEDKADLPPQVSEGPVGPGRAFQPAISAWGEIVATVICGDNYFAEDLEKVSEEVEKVIVTYRPDAVIAGPAFNAGRYGMACATVCKRVHDRLGIPSVTGMYEDNPGLEICRKDIYVVQTANSAKGMSKAVTPMAEILRKLVAHEKIGKPSVEGYFPRGVLINEVAERTGAERVVDLLLAKLSGKPYESEVPRAAYDRVNPAPPVREISKATIALVTDGGLVPKGNPDRIESLAATRLGKYDIKGLDTLNPEDYEVNHGGYDSVFIKQDPNRLVPVDVLRRLEQEGVIGKLHNTFYSTAGVACVVDVMKKLAQQMARELELEGVSGVILTSTUGTSTRCGATLAKELERLGIPTAHLCAITPVAQMVGSNRILPANKIVNPLGDANLPPAEERKLRRSIIEKALKALQTTIQEQTLL
- a CDS encoding glycine/sarcosine/betaine reductase component B subunit, with amino-acid sequence MRLELNSIRVENIVFGDKTSISEGTLVINRAELQALIKEDSRLKDVDIELAHPGEKSRIVKVMDVIEPRAKTSGGDEDFPGAVGRQAPAGQGSTCVLKGTAVVLSDYREKWDTSHSADANGEIIEMCGPGAEASTFGKTHNIVVMATPQDGISTDDYFSAVKTAGLKAAAYLARAGKTVKPDLREVFELPSLFDMKEAHQGLPRVVYIYQIQTLQFEPVQGEPILYGKNVSDIVPTLIHPNEVLDGAITAPLPTLNMLTYHVQNHPIIRELYARHGKDLCFSGVILTLAPNNVGDMDRVANIASKLAKFVVGAEGVILTKMGGGAPELAMAKTAQRCEQLGMKTAIAMLHMGADVKDTKYGGMTIFSMPEVDAIVSMGVPFIDLPLPAVDRIIGRPSFPTGAPRVNGEIVRSINRIKGSLCQLGSSKLRAVRY